The Thermotoga maritima MSB8 region TATTTCGTACCTTATATCTTCGCCTCTTCGGGCGTATTCTCTTCTTTCTTCCTGGTGTGGTCTTTCGCCAAAGAAAACGTCGAATATATCTCTGTTGAAGATGTTTTCAAAGTCTCTGAATATATCGTCGAAGAAGCCACCAGATTCTGTTTCCTGATACGTGGGTTGTTCTCCCACGTATCCGAAACGATCGTACATAGCCCTCTTCTGTGGGTCGCTGAGGACTTCGTAGGCCTCCTGAATTTCCTTAAAACGCTGTTCGGCTTCCTTCCTGTTTTCCGGATGACGATCCGGATGCCACTCTTTTACGAGTCTCTTGTAAGCCCTTTTTATTTCTTCCTGTGTGGCGTCTCTGGGAACACCGAGAATTTCGTAGTAATCCTTCTTTTCTTTTTTCATGATCCATCACTCCTTCTTATCAGAAGGTTCTTCAACCTTCCTTTCTTCCTTCTTTCGTGGTTTCACTGCAACCTTCACTTTTGCGGGTTTCAAGACTTTCCCGTGGAATTTGTAACCACTCTCTACTACCTCAAGGATAGTGTATTCTTCCACGTCTTCTGTTTCTACTCTTTCAACTGCTTCGTGTTCAAAAGGATCGAATTTCTCTCCCACGTGGATCTTTGTAAGCCCCTCTTTTTCCAAGACGTTCAGGAGTTTTTTGTATATCATTTTCACACCTTCGTAGAAGGCGTCTCCCTTTTCTCCCTGATTCAATGCCCTTTCGAAATCATCGAGAACGGGAATGAGTTTCGATATGAGGTATTCATTCGCGTTCTTTATCAATTCTCTTTTTTCACGGGCGACTTCCTCACGATAGTTTTCGTATTCAGCTTTCAGCCTTTTTGCGTACTCTTCCAGTTCTTTGTATTTTTCTTTCAGTTCTTCACATTCCTGTGTGAGTTCCTTCTTCTCCTTTTCACTCATCTTTTCACCTCCTGGAAGTTGAAGTGAAATACTCTGAAAGACGGTTCAGAATGTATTCAAACACCCTGTGATTTCTATCGTACTTCGTAACCTTCGACGTGAAGAGGTACACACTCCCGATAGGAGATTCTCCTTTAAAGTATTTCCCTGAAAAAACGGCGAATTTTTCCAGCTTTTTTCTGCCGATTTCCCTTCCTATCCTGACGGTTATGCCTTCTCCAACTAAGCTCTCGAGAAATTTCTGATCCTTCACTTCTTCGAGAAGGTTTCTGATGTCCTCCAGAGTGAGCGTTTCGTCCTTTAGAAGGTTCTCAAGACCTGCATCCAGATATCTCTCGACAGTCTCACCTATCAGAGATTCAATCAACCTGAGGAATCCACTTCCTTTCAGGCTTTCTATTTTACCCATCAACACTTCTCCTACTGTTCTGCCTCTGAGGAGGAAGTTGAGCTGTCTTTCGATTTCTTCCCAGTTCAGTCGTTCCTGAGTTTTGATAGGAGTAACTTTGGAAACACCGAATTCCGTCAATATGGAAAAAATGAGGTAGTCTTCCGAAACAGGAATGAGCATCACTCTGAGTATTTTCAAATCTCTTGTGTTTGGTCTTTCTATGAGGACGTAACCTTCCGTCAATCGAGCTAGAAGATTTCCCGCAAGGAAGAGAACCTTTTCCGGATCAGCGAGAGGCATCGATTTGAAAGTCTCCACTGCGAGATCCGCTTCTGATGTTTCTTTTGAGATTTTCAGCATTTCTTCGTAGTAAAATCTCAACCCCTTGTCAGTTGGAATCCTCCCAGCCGATGTGTGGGGCTGGTATATGTATCCAAGGTACTCCAATTTTTTCATATCATTTCTTATAGTGGCACTGCTGAACTCTATATTGCTCACTTCCAGAACTCTCTGTGAGCTCACAGGTTTTTTATTTTCTATGTACTCTCTCACGATGCAGTAAAGCACTTTTCTCTGACGATCGTTCAGTTTCTTCAAGGCTTCGTTGTTCTTCCTGTTGAGCCTTCTCATGATTTAGCACTCCCTTCTTTTGAGTGCTAATAATAGTTTAGCACACATTTTAAAAGAATTCAAGAAGGAAGAGGGATTCTCGGAACTTGACTTTAGAAAGAGAAAGCTGGTACTATATATAATGGAGGGCCGAGGTGGCGGAATGGCAGACGCGGCTGACTCAAAATCAGCTGGGGGATAACCCCGTGCGGGTTCAAGTCCCGCCCTCGGCACCACAGGGGCTCCGAAGAGCCCCTTTATTTTGTATCACATCAGGAGGGAAAAACCTGTGACCAGAGTGTTAAAGGTGGATCCCCTCTTTCCCGACGAGAAAGTTCTGAAAGAAGCGGCTGAACTTCTCCGGAACGGAGAAGTGATCATTTTCCCCACCGAAACCGTTTACGGAATAGGAGCGGATGCGTACAACGAAGAGGCCTGCAAGAAAATCTTCAAGCTGAAAGAAAGACCCGCTGACAATCCTCTCATTGTTCATATACATTCCTTCAAACAGCTGGAAGAAATCGCGGAGGGTTACGAACCTCATCTGGATTTTTTGAAAAAGTTCTGGCCGGGGCCGTTGACGGTTATTTTTCGAAAAAAATCCGAAAAGATACCTCCCGTGGTGACTGCTGATCTTCCAACGGTGGCTGTGAGGATGCCAGCACATCCGGTGGCCCTGAAGTTGATAGAACTCTTCGGTCATCCTATAGCCGCTCCAAGTGCAAATATTTCGGGAAGACCCAGCGCTACGAACGTGAAACACGTCATAGAAGACTTCATGGGCAAAGTTAAGCTGATAATCGATGCAGGGGATACTCCCTTCGGCCTGGAGTCCACCATTGTGGACCTCACAAAAGAAAAGCCTGTTCTTCTGAGGCCAGGGCCAGTGGAAGTTGAACGACTGAAAGAGCTCTTTCCGGAACTCGTTGTGCCCGATTTTGTACGAAAAGGGAATTTTAAGGGCAGGCCACTTGCGCCGGGAATGAAATATCGACACTACGCTCCCTTAAAGCCTCTGATACTCGTAGAAGATTTGACGAAGATGGAGGAAGTATTGAAAAAGTACCCGGATCATGTGGTCATCTGTGTTGAAGAGAGAAAGGAACTGTACGACGACAGAATCGTTGTAGGATCTTTGAAAAACCCTTACAGTATCGCCCAAAACATCTTTTCTGCTCTGCGCGAGGCTGAAAAAATGGGGAAAGAGTATATAATTGTTGAGGGATTTGAAGAAAGGGGAATTCTATTTGCGGTGATGAATCGATTGAGAAAAGCGGCAACAGAAATTGTGAGGTGACTTCTCTTTGGAGGAAATAAAAGAGCAGAACAACCGTCTGTTTTTACTCCTTTCAATAATGATAATGGAGTTTTCCAATGCGAAAACGGAAAGCGATATTCTTCAGGGGCTTTTGAACCTGGTAAGAAAAGTTGTTGATATCAAAGAGGTGGTTCTCGTCGATGAAAACAAGAGAAAAATCTGGGGAAGAGACATCGATATAAAAAGATTCGAAGAGTTCATTGACTGGTCCATCAGACAATCCAACCCCGTCTTTGTGGAGGATGAACTCGGTTATGTTGGAATAGTCCCTGTTGTGAAACAGGACAGGATGTTTGGAAGCTTAATTGTGCTACTGAATCACCAGCCATCAATGGAAGAAACAGAGATTTTCAAAGTTCTTTCGTTTCTTTCAGCGGTCGTTCTGGAAAACATAAAGTTGTACAGGGAGCTAGAAGAAACATACAACTACGTGAACGTCATCCTTAACGGTCTTCCAGAGGGGATCTTCGTTTATTCGAATGGGGAAATAAAATTTCAGAATGAGAAGTTCAAAGAGGAGAATTTTCCAGATGAAGTTTTGAGGAAGGCCATTTCTCTGTCAGAAGAGGCAATATCTTTGCGAACACAAAGAGTGGGTGAAGTGATATCTGGGGAAGAATTCTTTTCAATCACCTCGATACCTCTCATCCTTGGTAGCGAAGTCCAGGCGCTGACGATCGTTGAAAATGTGACAGAATCAAAAGAACTCGAAAGACTGAAGCGAATAGACAGGATGAAGACGGAGTTCATAGCGAACATCTCGCACGAGCTCAGAACGCCTTTAACGGCCATAAAAGCTTATGCGGAAACAATTTACAACAGTCTGGGAGAACTGGATCTCAGCACCCTCAAGGAGTTCCTCGAGGTGATAATAGATCAAAGCAACCACCTCGAAAATCTCCTGAATGAGTTACTGGACTTTTCCAGGCTTGAAAGGAAATCCCTTCAAATAAACAGAGAAAAAGTTGATCTCTGTGATCTCGTAGAAAGTGCGGTGAACGCGATCAAAGAATTTGCTTCATCTCACAACGTGAATGTTCTCTTTGAGAGTAATGTTCCCTGTCCTGTGGAAGCTTACATCGATCCAACAAGAATCAGACAGGTACTTTTGAATCTTCTCAACAACGGGGTGAAGTACTCAAAGAAAGATGCTCCTGATAAGTACGTGAAGGTGATCTTGGATGAGAAAGATGGCGGTGTTCTCATAATTGTAGAGGACAACGGTATAGGAATACCGGATCACGCAAAGGATAGGATATTCGAACAGTTTTACAGGGTGGATTCTTCGTTGACCTACGAAGTGCCTGGAACGGGACTCGGCCTTGCCATAACAAAAGAGATCGTGGAGCTTCACGGCGGCAGGATATGGGTGGAAAGTGAGGTGGGTAAGGGATCCAGATTCTTTGTGTGGATCCCAAAAGACCGTGCCGGCGAAGATA contains the following coding sequences:
- a CDS encoding nucleotide exchange factor GrpE produces the protein MSEKEKKELTQECEELKEKYKELEEYAKRLKAEYENYREEVAREKRELIKNANEYLISKLIPVLDDFERALNQGEKGDAFYEGVKMIYKKLLNVLEKEGLTKIHVGEKFDPFEHEAVERVETEDVEEYTILEVVESGYKFHGKVLKPAKVKVAVKPRKKEERKVEEPSDKKE
- the hrcA gene encoding heat-inducible transcriptional repressor HrcA, giving the protein MRRLNRKNNEALKKLNDRQRKVLYCIVREYIENKKPVSSQRVLEVSNIEFSSATIRNDMKKLEYLGYIYQPHTSAGRIPTDKGLRFYYEEMLKISKETSEADLAVETFKSMPLADPEKVLFLAGNLLARLTEGYVLIERPNTRDLKILRVMLIPVSEDYLIFSILTEFGVSKVTPIKTQERLNWEEIERQLNFLLRGRTVGEVLMGKIESLKGSGFLRLIESLIGETVERYLDAGLENLLKDETLTLEDIRNLLEEVKDQKFLESLVGEGITVRIGREIGRKKLEKFAVFSGKYFKGESPIGSVYLFTSKVTKYDRNHRVFEYILNRLSEYFTSTSRR
- a CDS encoding L-threonylcarbamoyladenylate synthase gives rise to the protein MTRVLKVDPLFPDEKVLKEAAELLRNGEVIIFPTETVYGIGADAYNEEACKKIFKLKERPADNPLIVHIHSFKQLEEIAEGYEPHLDFLKKFWPGPLTVIFRKKSEKIPPVVTADLPTVAVRMPAHPVALKLIELFGHPIAAPSANISGRPSATNVKHVIEDFMGKVKLIIDAGDTPFGLESTIVDLTKEKPVLLRPGPVEVERLKELFPELVVPDFVRKGNFKGRPLAPGMKYRHYAPLKPLILVEDLTKMEEVLKKYPDHVVICVEERKELYDDRIVVGSLKNPYSIAQNIFSALREAEKMGKEYIIVEGFEERGILFAVMNRLRKAATEIVR
- a CDS encoding sensor histidine kinase, which produces MEEIKEQNNRLFLLLSIMIMEFSNAKTESDILQGLLNLVRKVVDIKEVVLVDENKRKIWGRDIDIKRFEEFIDWSIRQSNPVFVEDELGYVGIVPVVKQDRMFGSLIVLLNHQPSMEETEIFKVLSFLSAVVLENIKLYRELEETYNYVNVILNGLPEGIFVYSNGEIKFQNEKFKEENFPDEVLRKAISLSEEAISLRTQRVGEVISGEEFFSITSIPLILGSEVQALTIVENVTESKELERLKRIDRMKTEFIANISHELRTPLTAIKAYAETIYNSLGELDLSTLKEFLEVIIDQSNHLENLLNELLDFSRLERKSLQINREKVDLCDLVESAVNAIKEFASSHNVNVLFESNVPCPVEAYIDPTRIRQVLLNLLNNGVKYSKKDAPDKYVKVILDEKDGGVLIIVEDNGIGIPDHAKDRIFEQFYRVDSSLTYEVPGTGLGLAITKEIVELHGGRIWVESEVGKGSRFFVWIPKDRAGEDNRQDN